From Salinicola endophyticus:
GCAGTGAGACGACAAACGGCGCCGCGGCAAGCGCCCCAGGAGCGAATCCAGCCTCGACGGAGAGGTTCATGCGAGGGTCCTCGGATGGGCAGAGGGTCGCAGGATGGCGTGCTATGCTCTATTAATTGAAGTTAAAACCCCTAATGAATCATTAGGAACGCTAATGCTCGACTACAAGCTACTCGAAGCCCTCGCGGCGATCGTCGACCAGGGCGGGTTCGAACGCGGGGCGCAGCAGCTCAACCTGACCCAGTCGGCGGTGTCGCAGCGCATCAAACTGCTCGAGGCACGCCTGGGACAGCCGGTGGTGGTGCGCACGCCGCGTCTGTTGCCCACCCCGTTGGGCCAGCGGCTGCTCAACCACGCCCAGCAGGTGCGTCTGCTCGAGCACGACCTGCTCGACCGTATCCCCGCCCTCGGCGAGGGTACCCAGCGTCTGCGTCTGGCGATCAACGCCGACAGCCTGGCGACCTGGTGGGCGCCGACCATCGGCGACTTCTGCCACCGCCGCGGGGTGCTGCTCGACCTGGTAGTCGACGATCAGGAGGTGGCCCTGCGGCGCATGCGCGACGGCGAGGTCGCCGGCTGCATCTGCGCCACCGCGCGTCCGGTCCAGGGCGCCCGTTCGCGCCCGCTGGGTCTCATGCGCTACCGGGTCACCGCCAGCCCCGGCTTCGCCGAGCGCCATTTCGCCGAGGGCGTCTCGACCCAGGCGCTGGCGCAGGCACCGGCCATTCTCTATGGCCCCGACGACCGCCTGCAGCAGCGCTATCTCGACAGCCAGGGCTTCAAGGAGCCGTTCCCCCACCATCTGTGCCCGTCGTCGGAGGGGGTACTGCACATGGTGCTGGCGGGCATCGGCTATGCGCTGATTCCGGAGTGCCAGGCGCAGAGCGCCCTCGCGCGCGGCGAGCTGGTCGATCTCGATCCCGACCGGCCGCTGGACGTGCCCCTCTACTGGCACTTCTGGCGCCACGGCGGTGAGCTGCTGGACGCGCTCACCGTGCACCTGTTCTCCGCCAGCGACGACTGGCTGCTGCCCATGGAGGCGTCGACAGGCCCCGGCGCGCCCACGTGATTGGCGCGGCTCATGTCAGGGGCGAGATGCGCGCAACGCCCCTCGAGTGTCGCTATTTGGCAACGTTTTCCCGAGATTTTCCAACGACTTGCGAAGACGGCACGAGCTTCTAGACTCAACCCTACCGGTACCCGGATGAGGTACCGCATTTTGTGCACAAGGAGAATGTGATATGTCCCTTCCAACTCTCGACAAACGTCTGCTGATCGCCCTCGCCGCCGGCCTCTCGCTGACCGCTTTGGCCGGTTGCGCCAGCGACAGCAGCTCACTGGAGAAGGACAGCTCCCAGTACGTGGTCACCGGCCTGGGCGACGACCAGGACGAGGCGCTGGAGAACGCCAAGGAGCGTGCTCTGGAGCAGTGCGAGTCAGAAGATCGTGAGGAGTTCGTGATCGTCAAGCAGCAGATCCTCGGGCCCAACGACGACGCCAGCAAGGCGGCAGAAGTCAATGCCCAGATGGAAGGCGCCACGGTCAACGAAGATACCGAGCTACAGGCAGCCACCCAGGAAGGCGACGGCTACAAGGCGACCTGGACCATCCGCTGCCGCTGAGCGACTGCCCCCTGAGACTCAGGGACTCAGGCCCCGGCGCGCTCGCCCGGGGCCGACTTTTTGTCTGCGCCTGTGTCACTGCCCGAATCCAGCCTCTGTCCGCAGCCAGCGCGGCGGTCGCCGCCGAACGGTGAACGGGCCCTACTCTTCGGGGGTGTCGGGGGGGCGCAGGCGCGTCTCGACGCTCGCTACCTTGTCGTCCATGCTTTGCTCGCGATCGGTGCGGGTACCCAGCTTCAGTGTGGTGGTGATGCGCGGCGCGCCCATTGCATGGACCCGCTCGTGGCACGCCTTGACCACCGCCATCACCTCGTCCCACGGCCCTTCGATATTGGTGCCGTAGGCGTGCATGCGATAGCCGAGACCCGAGTCGTCGATCACCCGCTGACACGCCGCCACGTACTCGGATACCGATACCCCGACACCCAAGGGCACCACGCAGAGATCCACGATCACCTGCATGGGCACTCTCATTTCGTTGTTCACGTCGCTGCTCATCGCTTGTCGCTCATCCGAATGCGCTGATATCGCCGATCACAACCGGCCGCTCAGCACGAGCCTAGCACTGCCACCGTTTCCTCGCCGCTGATGACGCTGTTGCCATCCGAGAGGCACGGCGCGACAAAGGCGCAGCGCAGAGCCTGGAATAATCGCTCAGGCGCGCTACGATAAGAGAGGCAAAGACGTTAGCATGCAATGTAGTTACTCAATGGCAACATTCGCCAACGAGTCAACGCTAGGCCACGCCTGAACAGTAACGACATCGAACATGGGCTCACCGAACAGCATTCGGCACGTGCGCAGGACGGCTCGTCCTGGCGCCCGGTTCTGCCTCATGTGGCCTTCGCTCGTCGACGTTTCAGACACCGCCTAGCGAACCAGGGACCGCGGCACGCCGCGCTCCGCCGACATCGTTCATCGCTCGGGTCGTTTTAGGCGAACCGGGAAGCCGACCGGGACAGGCCGTCACTCGCGTCATCTCATGCCTTTCCCGCACGGGTTCCGTCGCATGCACGCCCTAGCATTGCCATGCGGTCGGGAAGCGCAGCGCGCCCCATGCCAGGAACGATCATGACCAGCAATTCACCCATAGCCCCCGCGGCGCTACCCGATACCCGCGCCCGTCATACCATCGAGAAGATGCTCGAAGGCTCCGGCGTCACCCTCAATGGCCGCCAGCCCTGGGACATTCGCGTCCACCACCCCGACCTGTTCTCACGCATCGTGCGCCAGGGTTCGATCGGTTTCGGTGAGGCCTACATGGATGGCTGGTGGGAGTGCGAACGCATCGACGAGATGATGCACCGCCTGCTGCGCCACGGGCTCGGCGGTGCCGCCCACACCCCCGCCGGCAGACTGCTCTACCGCCTGCGCTCGAGCTTCATGAACCTGCAGAGCAAGGCCCGCGCCTATATCGTCGGCCGCGAGCATTACGACCTCGGCAACGACCTGTTCACGCGCATGCTCGACGCCACCCTGTGCTACTCCTGCGCCTACTGGAAGCAGGCGACCACCCTGCACCAGGCCCAGGTGGCCAAGCTCGACCTGGCCTGCCGCAAGCTGGCGCTCGAACCCGGCATGCGAGTGCTCGACATCGGCTGCGGCTGGGGCAGTTTCGCCGAGCACGCCGCGCGCCACTATGGTGTCGAGGTGACCGGCATCACCATCTCCGAGGAGCAGGCCAAGCTCGCCCGCGAGCGCTGCGCGGCACTGCCGGTGGAGATCCTGCTGGAGGATTACCGCGATCTCGACGGCGAATTCGACCGCATCGTTTCGATCGGCATGTTCGAGCATGTCGGCCAGCGCAACTACGCCACCTACTTCGACACCGTCACGCGGCTGCTCAAGCCGGGCGGGCTGTTCATGCTGCATACCATCGGCTCCAACACCAACGAGGTGAGCGCCGACCCTTGGATCAACAAGTACATCTTCCCCAACGGCGTACTGCCCTCGGTGCAGCAGATCAGTGATGCCAGCGAGGGCAAGCTGGTCATGGAGGATTGGCAGAACTTCGGCCCGGACTACGACACCACCCTGATGGCGTGGCAGGAGAACCTGCTCCTCCACTGGCACGAGATCGCCGATCGCTACAGCGAGCGCGTCAAGCGCATGTTCCTCTACTATCTGGGCGCCTGCGCCGGGGCCTTCCGCGCCCGCGAGCTGCAGCTGTGGCAGGTGGTGTTCTCGCACTCGCGCCAGGGCCGCTACGACGCTCCGCGTTGAGCTGAACCAGGTGCTGCGCTGAGCTGAACTGAGAGCCGCGCTGCGCGGCCTCTCGCCGAGGCCACGCAGCGCTTAGGCCACCCGGCGCTATTCGGCAGTCGCCGGGGTGACGTGGATGCCGAACAGGCTCGCCTCGCCGCTACCGCGCCCGGCCTCCTCGGGCGCGACCTGGCGACCGTCGCGCACGATGACGTGGCCGCCCTGCCCCTGCTGGCCCCCGATCACGCTACCCACCAGATAGGTGGGGAAGATGCTGGGATCGTTCTCGTAGTTGGGGTTGTGGATCAGCCCGATCATCTGGAAGCGCCCGCGGGTATTGCGCAGCGACTCCAGCGAATCCTGGATCAGGCGCCGGTGGGAGAGCTTGGAGAACAGCCCATCGAGCAGAATCACGCTCTCGCGGCTGGCCCGGGCGCGGCGCTTCTGGGTCCCCGGCAGTTCGCGCAGCTCGCGCTCGATGGCAAACTCCGAGAGCTTGACCAGCCACATCAGTGACACCGCCTCGCGCTGCCCTTCCGACATGTCCTCGTTGAGCGAGAACAGCCGCCCGTGCGGACGAATGGCATCGTGCTTGATGCGGATGCTCACCGCCTGGAACAGGCCGCGATAGATGCGCCGACGGATCTGACGGGTCAGCTCGTCGTCGCGCCCACCCTTGCCCTGGGCGGCCTCGCCGGACTGCTCCAGACGCCGCCGCTGCACCGCCAGATGGGCGTCGATATCCGCCAGCAGCTGCTGAATCAGTTCACGCACGGCGTCGTCGGCGATCAGCGCTGCCTTGACCTCGAAGTAGGCCCCGCCGTCGCTCGAACGGCTCGCCACCCGCTTGAGGATCTCGAGATTGCCAGCGGCATCGATGATGATCGAACTCAGACGCTCGACCAGAGTGTCCTCGATCTGCTCGCGCGAGGCGTGCAGCCGGGCGACCCGAGTGCGGTGCTCGTCGAGCTGCCCCTGCAGCTGGCGGTGAAGACCGCGCAGCGACTCCAGCGCCTCGTGGCTGACGCCTTCCAGGGTGCCCAGACGGGCGCGCTCGGACTCGTTGAACAGCCGGCTGGCGCTGGCCGCTTCCAGCGACAGCGCCAGCGCCTTCTCGCGGGCGCCGACATCGCGGGCCTGGCGCTCGCGGTTGCGCGCGCGTTCACCCAGATTGAGCCCTCCCAGCCCGTCGAGCAGGGTCTGCTGACAGGTCTCGAACGCCGCCGGGTCGAAGGCATCGCTATCTTCGGGGTCGAGTGAGGCATGCGCCCAGCGCCGCCAGTCGGCCAGGGCGGCGTCGAGGCGTTCGGCTTCGGCGTGGTCCTGCGGCCAGCCGGCGCCGGCATCGGCCAGGGCGCGCTCGGCCCAGCCCTCGGGCAGTTGGCGCAGCACCTCGAGCCAGGCCACGGCAAGCTGGTCGGTGATATTGAGCGCCTGCTGGTGGCGCGTCAGGCGGCTCTCCAGCGCCTCCTGCTCGCGGCCGTTGTGGCGGCGCTTGTCGCGGGTCTCCTTGAGCGTCTGCTTGAGCCGTCCGATATCGCGCTCCAGGGTGCGGTTGCCCCCCTTCTCGTCGCGCACATCGAGAAAGGCACGAATGCGCTCGAAATCGAAGTCGGCCCGCCGGTTGGCGGCGGTCAGGGCGGCCTGCAGCGCCGCCTCGCGCTGCTCGGCCTGCTGCATGAAGTCCGGGCCACCCTCGGCGACGAAGGCCGCCAGCCGGCGCAGACGCTCGCGCTCACCGTCGGCGAACAGCTGGCGCAGCTGCTCGCGGTGGCTGTCGCGTCGCGCGTCCAGCGCCTCGCTCTCCAGCGTCAGCTCGGCCAGGGTCTCCTCGAGTTCCGCCGACTCCTCGGCCACTGCAGCGAGGCTGGCGTCGATCTCCTCCAAACGCTCGACGCCGCCGGCACTGGCGAAGCGCTCCGCCGCCAGCCAGCCCTCGCCGTGGGTCTCGAACTCCCGCGCCAGACGTTCCCGCTCGGGGGCGTGCTCGGCGAGCCGCTGCTCGACCTGGACGCGCGCCTGGCGCGCCGCGGAGAGCGCCGCCTCGCCCCCCTCTTCGAGAAAGCGCTGGTAGTCGTCGATCGCCTTCAGCGCGGCCTCGCCGAGGCGCGGTGTCAGCGCCTCCTGCTCAGCGAGGAGGTGGGCCTGGCGCTCCTCCAGGGCCGCCAGTTCCACCGCTGCCTCGCGTCTCACGGCCTCGGCCGCGCGCAGCGCCAGGGCGAAGCGCTCGCCGTGCGGGTCGAGACGCTCGATCTCGGCGCTCAGCGCCGCCAGGCGCTGGCGGTCGATCTCGAGACGCTGCTGGGTCTCGTCGCGCAGCGCGGTGAGATAGGCCGGGTCGAGCGCGGCTTTGACCGCCAGCGTCTCCACGCCCTGGATCGCCCCCAGTGGCAGCTCGCCGCGGGCCAGCGTAGCGCGCAGCCGCTCGCCTTCGAGTACCGGCACCCCGCAGCCGCCATCGATCAGGCACTGCGCTGCCTCACGCGCCGCGTCCTCGCCCTCGACCACCGGCGCGAACAGCTGCCCCGCGGCCTGGGCCAGCCAGTCACGGCGTACCTGGGTGTCAGCCTCGACCGCGGCCAGCACCTCGTGCAGCGGGCGGAAATCGATCTCGCGCGCCTCGAGCAGGCGCTGCGCGTCGCTCTCGGCCGCCAGCCGGGCCAGCGGATCGCCGCTCAGGCTCTGCAGATAGCGCTCACGGGCCTCGATTGCCCCGTCCAGGCCATCGCGCTCGCGCAGCAGCCGTGGATAGCGCGCCTTGGCATCCTTGAGCCACACCTCCGGCGACTGCTCGCTGCAGTCGTCGAAGTCCGTCTGCGCCTGCACCAGGCGTTCGAGCTCGCTGCGCTGCTGGCTCAGTTCGTGCAGCCGATCCTGACACTCCCGCGACTGACGGTAGAGGGTGTCGCGCAGATGTACCGGTGCGGCATCGGCATGCCAATGGCGGTAGCGCTCGGCGGCATCTTCCAACGGCGCCAGGCGTTCGAGACGGGCGTCGATATCGGCCAGCTCGCGCCGCGCATCGGCCAGGATCTGTTCATGCTCGCTCAGCGCCGTGCGCCGCGCGTCCCAGAAGCCGATCGCCGAGTGCGCCGGCCACTGTTCATTGAACGCCTGCCACGCCTGACGCCCGGCGGCCAGCGGCGCCAGTTCACCCTCGAGTCGCTGGCGCTGTTCGCGCCGCGCCTGCAGCGCTTCACGGGCCCGTTCACGCTGACCGTTGAGATTGGCGGCCTGGGCGTCCCACTCACCGAGTTCCGCCTCCAGCGTCTCCTGACGCTCCTGTTTGAGGGCCAGCACCTCTTCCGGCGTGGCGTCAGGGTGCTCGCGCTCGAAGGCCGCGTACCACTGCGCCGGCTGCTTGAGTTCGCCCATGCGTCCGAGGTGTTCGGCATGCTCGCGGCGCGCCTGTTCCAGCGCCTCGCGGGCGGCTTCGCGGCTCGCCTCGGGCGTCTCCAGCTCGGCTTCGCTGAACAGCCCCTCGGCGAGCGCCTGGGTGTAGACGCTCTGGTTGTCGATGAAGTCGCGCTGACGCGACTCCAGCTGCTCACGCTCCTGCTCCAGGCGCTCCAGCGACTCGTCGAGCTGCTCGGCGTCCAGCCGCAGCGAACGGCGATATTCGCGGTCGGCGATCACCTCTTCACGGAAGCGGTTGCCGTCGAGCCCTTCGAACGCCTCGGCGGCCTCGTCGAGCACGCCCAGGGCGCGGTAGCGGGCGGCGTCATCGGCGAAGGCGTGGCTGTCGGCCAGCCAGGCGCGCGCCTGATCGAAGGCGACATGGCCGATGTCCCGCGCCACGATCCAGCTCGCCTGGGGCAGATGCACCAGGCGGCGGTGGGTGTCGACCCGCGCCCCGCGCTCGGAGAGCGCCAGGCGCACGTTGCGCTCGGCCTGCCGGCTCAGCTTGGCCAGCAGCCAGGTGGAGACCCGCGGACGCTCGGTGTCGCCGATCGCCCAGGCCAGCCCGGTCGCCGCCTCGGCGACGCCGGCTTCCAGCGTCTCACCGGCGTCGCGCTGCCCCGGCAGCCCCGGCAGCGGCGCCAACGCCTGGCCGCCGAGCAGCCGCTCGGCCTCGAGCAGTGAGGCGTCCAGCGCGGCCAGCTGGCGCCGCGACTCGAGCAGGCTCTCGCCCTCTTCGTTGAGGGTAGCGAGCCGCTCGACCTTGTCGTCGGCGCGCTGCTGGTCGCTCTCGGCTTCGGCCAGGCGGTGGCGCAGCTCGGTGATGCGGGTGCCGGAGTTTAGGATGACGTCCTCGATCAGCTCCTCTTCCTCGTCGGTCTCGCCGCGAGTGGCCCCGGAGAGAATCTGCGGCGCCAGCACTTCATAGAAGAATGCCTGATCGGCCTTCTCGCCGGCCCGCGGCTTGATCGCGTTGAAGATCTGGCTCTTGTCGGCACCGCCCTCCTTCTGGAACGCCGCCAGCTGGGCCAGCTCGCGCCGCGAGATGTGCACCCCGACCGCCTCCAGCCACTCTTCGCGGTTGGTGGCACGGGTGACCCCATGGGCACGCATCAGGCTCTGGAAATCGGCATTGGCGTAGAGCGCCAGCTTGCCATCGCGGGTGATATGGTGAACCGGCACGTCGGAGAGCTGACCCGGATAGTGGTAGAACACCAGCCCGCTGCCGTCGCTGTAGCCGTACATGCCGAAGACGAAGGTCTCGCCGGAGACCTCCTCGCCGGCCACCGCGAGCATGTCGTCCTGCTGGGTACTGCCCTGCTGGGCGCGGAACTCGACCCGCAGATGGGTCCAGCTGCGCGCTTCACCGGCGACCTTGGAGGGCGAGCACTTGCGCCGCGTGCGCGTGAGCAGCTGGCGGTCGCGCGAGAGCATGCCGATCAGCGCCTCGGCCATGGTGGTCTTGCCGAAACCGTTCTCCATGCTGATCGCGCTCGACTGCCCGCGCAGATCGATCAGCAGGTGGCGCATCTTGGCTTCCCAAGGCGAGGCGATATCACCATGCTTGTTGAGCAGGTTGGCGATCTCGATGCGGTGAATGACGCTCATTGACGCGGCTCCTCGTCTTCCTGGCCACCGGGGGCCTTGTCTTCCGACCCGGCGGCTGCGGCCTCGTCTTCCTCGGCCACGGGCTCGTCCGCTGCCATCGCGTTCGCCTCGCTCTCTTCAGCGACACCGGGCTGGGCTTCAGCGGAATCGGGCTGGACTTCAGCGGCGCTCGACTGAGCGTCTGCCTCGGTGTCAGGCGTCTCTGCCGTCGCCAGCAAGCGCTCGCCGTCGCTACCCTCGGCGGCGGTCAGTTCGATCAGATGGGTCAGGTGGTGCACGCCGATCTGCTCGGCCTCGAGTGCCCCCAGCAGGGTCTGCTGCCACACGTCCTCGTCGCCGGACTCGCGCACCAGGTCGAGATGCCCGGCGCGTACCAGCAGATCGATGAACGCCTTGACCCGGCGCGGGATATCCTCGCCGCGCTCGTCGAGCAGCACCCGGCTGTTCTCCGGGGCGCTCTCGCCCAGCCCGCGCAGGATCTCGAGCTGATCGCGCACCAGCTCGACCAGCTCACGGGTGACGAAAGTCGCCTCCTGATAGCGGCTGACATCCGAGAGCGCGCGGTTGAGTCGGGTGTAGATCAGGGTGTGCAGCAGCAGCCACAGCTGCAGATACCACAGCGCCAGCTCGGCGCGGCTCTCCTGGCGCAGCTTGAGCGCCTCGAACACCGCATCGCGGGTATAGAGCGGCGGCTGCTCCAGCTCCGGGTCCGGCAGCAGCGCGAAGAAGCGCGAGCCCGGCGCGATACCGGGATAGTCACCGGCCTCGAACACCTTGAGGCGCATGCCCTGGCCGGCAAGAAAGTCGCGCAGTGCCTCGCGCTCGCTCTCCTGGGCGTCATCGATCAGCGCGCAGACGTCACGCTCGGAGAGCTGACCCTCGCGCGCAGCGCGCCGCTTGCGACCGCCGCTGGGGACGCGTTCGGCGGTGCGATAGCGCAGCAGATAGGCGACCACCTCGCCCATTTCCATCATGTTCATAGTCAAACGTCCTGGTCTGGCATCGTCGTCTCGC
This genomic window contains:
- a CDS encoding LysR family transcriptional regulator ArgP gives rise to the protein MLDYKLLEALAAIVDQGGFERGAQQLNLTQSAVSQRIKLLEARLGQPVVVRTPRLLPTPLGQRLLNHAQQVRLLEHDLLDRIPALGEGTQRLRLAINADSLATWWAPTIGDFCHRRGVLLDLVVDDQEVALRRMRDGEVAGCICATARPVQGARSRPLGLMRYRVTASPGFAERHFAEGVSTQALAQAPAILYGPDDRLQQRYLDSQGFKEPFPHHLCPSSEGVLHMVLAGIGYALIPECQAQSALARGELVDLDPDRPLDVPLYWHFWRHGGELLDALTVHLFSASDDWLLPMEASTGPGAPT
- a CDS encoding MTH1187 family thiamine-binding protein, coding for MQVIVDLCVVPLGVGVSVSEYVAACQRVIDDSGLGYRMHAYGTNIEGPWDEVMAVVKACHERVHAMGAPRITTTLKLGTRTDREQSMDDKVASVETRLRPPDTPEE
- the cfa gene encoding cyclopropane fatty acyl phospholipid synthase, with translation MTSNSPIAPAALPDTRARHTIEKMLEGSGVTLNGRQPWDIRVHHPDLFSRIVRQGSIGFGEAYMDGWWECERIDEMMHRLLRHGLGGAAHTPAGRLLYRLRSSFMNLQSKARAYIVGREHYDLGNDLFTRMLDATLCYSCAYWKQATTLHQAQVAKLDLACRKLALEPGMRVLDIGCGWGSFAEHAARHYGVEVTGITISEEQAKLARERCAALPVEILLEDYRDLDGEFDRIVSIGMFEHVGQRNYATYFDTVTRLLKPGGLFMLHTIGSNTNEVSADPWINKYIFPNGVLPSVQQISDASEGKLVMEDWQNFGPDYDTTLMAWQENLLLHWHEIADRYSERVKRMFLYYLGACAGAFRARELQLWQVVFSHSRQGRYDAPR